One genomic window of Bradyrhizobium sp. B124 includes the following:
- a CDS encoding Crp/Fnr family transcriptional regulator, giving the protein MDTVPRSPNGFLSSLSESDFGLIRPYLRTIDLAADSVLIETDEMLERTYMPHKGVISLVVRLARGVCVQIAMVGRGSIYGAFAGLGEAPTLNSAVVLVPGVASTIEVEALRTAAGQSPTLRAMLIRHGLAVYAQIQQTAGCNAAHTVESRLARCLLHTRDLSGSNKIALTQEAMAQMIGARRNSVSLVAHTLQQANFIHYSRGHIEITNADGLIRTACECYATVKAQYAGLLSCQETGG; this is encoded by the coding sequence TTGGATACGGTTCCGCGATCGCCCAACGGATTTCTGTCTTCGCTCTCGGAGAGCGATTTTGGGCTGATCCGGCCCTATTTGCGGACGATCGACCTCGCCGCCGATTCGGTCCTGATCGAGACCGACGAGATGCTCGAGCGGACATACATGCCGCACAAGGGGGTGATCTCGCTGGTGGTCAGGCTGGCAAGAGGCGTGTGCGTGCAGATCGCGATGGTCGGCCGCGGCAGCATCTACGGTGCGTTCGCGGGGCTTGGTGAAGCTCCCACGCTGAACAGCGCCGTGGTGCTGGTCCCGGGCGTCGCTTCGACGATCGAGGTCGAAGCCTTGCGGACGGCCGCCGGCCAGAGCCCGACTCTGCGAGCGATGCTGATCCGGCACGGTCTCGCCGTCTATGCCCAGATCCAGCAGACGGCCGGCTGCAACGCCGCGCACACCGTGGAGTCGCGGCTGGCGCGATGCCTGCTGCACACGCGCGATCTCTCCGGCAGCAACAAGATCGCCCTGACGCAGGAGGCGATGGCCCAGATGATCGGCGCACGCCGCAACAGCGTGTCGCTGGTCGCGCATACCTTGCAACAGGCGAATTTCATCCACTACAGCCGCGGCCACATCGAGATCACCAATGCGGATGGACTGATCAGGACCGCGTGCGAATGCTACGCCACGGTCAAGGCGCAGTATGCGGGGTTGCTGAGTTGCCAGGAAACCGGCGGCTAG
- a CDS encoding DSD1 family PLP-dependent enzyme, whose translation MNAPHPLADIETPGLVLDEDRMLHNIARLKTRLSRLGVPLRPHLKTAKSIPAARAVMDGPGGPAAVSTLQEAEMFAAAGVKDILYAVGIAPQKLDRVAALRRQGVDLSVVLDSMEQAAAVSTMARMTNDRIPVLIEIDCDGHRAGVGARDPLLVEIGRALHQGGAELRGVMAHAGESYSCRSVAALEQAAEQERAAAVACAEALRAAGLPCPVVSVGSTPTAHFALRLDGVTEVRAGVFVMFDLVMAGIGVCAVDDIALSVLATVIGHRADRGWTFIDAGWMALSRDRGTAKQPIDQGYGIVCDIDGRPYRDLIVTETNQEHGIIALRPGSTAPQVAPPVGAKVRILPNHACATGAQHDRYHAVAAGSNSVRQWERFRGW comes from the coding sequence TTGAACGCACCGCATCCGCTTGCCGATATCGAGACGCCCGGCCTCGTGCTCGACGAAGACCGGATGCTGCACAACATCGCCCGCCTGAAGACGCGGCTGTCGCGGCTTGGCGTGCCGCTGCGCCCGCATCTGAAGACCGCGAAATCCATTCCGGCGGCGCGCGCTGTGATGGACGGCCCGGGTGGCCCGGCGGCGGTCTCGACCCTGCAGGAGGCCGAAATGTTTGCCGCGGCAGGCGTGAAAGACATCCTCTATGCCGTCGGCATCGCGCCGCAAAAGCTCGATCGCGTCGCGGCGCTGCGGCGACAGGGTGTGGACCTGTCGGTGGTGCTCGACAGTATGGAGCAGGCGGCGGCCGTCTCCACGATGGCGCGCATGACGAACGACCGCATTCCCGTGCTGATCGAGATCGATTGCGACGGCCATCGCGCCGGTGTCGGTGCGCGTGATCCGCTGCTGGTCGAGATCGGCCGCGCGTTGCATCAAGGCGGCGCCGAGTTGCGCGGCGTCATGGCGCATGCCGGCGAATCCTATTCCTGCCGCAGCGTCGCGGCGCTCGAGCAGGCGGCCGAGCAGGAGCGCGCCGCCGCGGTCGCCTGCGCCGAGGCGCTGCGCGCGGCCGGACTGCCATGCCCCGTGGTCAGCGTCGGCTCGACGCCGACGGCGCATTTTGCGCTCCGGCTCGATGGTGTCACCGAGGTGCGCGCCGGCGTGTTCGTGATGTTCGACCTTGTCATGGCCGGGATCGGGGTCTGCGCGGTCGACGACATTGCGCTGTCGGTGCTCGCGACGGTGATCGGCCATCGCGCCGACCGCGGCTGGACCTTCATCGACGCCGGCTGGATGGCGCTGTCGCGCGATCGCGGCACCGCGAAGCAGCCGATCGACCAGGGCTATGGCATCGTGTGCGACATCGATGGACGGCCCTATCGCGACCTGATCGTGACCGAAACCAATCAGGAGCACGGCATCATCGCGCTCCGTCCCGGCAGCACCGCGCCGCAGGTGGCGCCGCCGGTCGGCGCGAAGGTGCGGATCCTGCCGAATCATGCCTGCGCGACCGGAGCCCAGCACGACCGCTATCATGCCGTCGCCGCCGGCTCCAACTCGGTCAGGCAATGGGAGCGGTTTCGCGGATGGTAG
- a CDS encoding acetoacetate--CoA ligase — protein MTAPYVPQMALYRQWLKDTRGLAFADFEAMRRWSVTDIDAFWQSVWDYFDLRSPTPHSAVLAERKMPGAVWFPGASVNYARQVFRHVAPAHAAGLPALISSGEEGKLSETSWPELQRKSAALALHLKANGVRAGDRVAAYLPNIPETIIAFLATASLGAIWSVCAPDMAAPAVIDRFKQIEPKVLIACDAVTYAGKRHDRKPVIEELRRALPTVQHVILHSDAAPSETLLSSILAGQSAEIDAFEPEWLPFDHPLWIVYSSGTTGLPKPILHSHGGIIVVALPLSTLHNDIGCSYHPNSLGERFHWYSSTGWIMWNCQANGLLNGTTCCIFDGSPGGTKDKPDWTTLWRFVADAKATFFGAGAAFFANCTKAEIDLAKVGDLSSLRALGSTGSPLSADTQAWFNERFAALSKRNGNAAQADMWWANISGGTDFAGAFIGGNRELPQTPGIMQCRLLGCAVEAFDEQGRAVIDEVGELVCTEPLPSMPLRFWNDPGNARYLSSYFETYPDNFDGSGRGPVWRHGDWLKINPDGSCVIYGRSDATINRHGLRMGTSELYSAIEALPEVLDSMVVDLEYLGRDSYMPLFVVLREGIVLDAAMKAKINKAVEAGLSRRFLPNDIFVVAEIPRTLSGKKQELPVKKLLLGHSVEKVINRDAMANPGCLDWYLDFARSHLSKQAGAA, from the coding sequence ATGACAGCACCTTACGTCCCGCAAATGGCCCTTTACCGGCAATGGCTGAAGGACACGCGCGGCCTCGCATTTGCGGATTTCGAGGCGATGCGGCGCTGGTCGGTCACCGATATCGACGCCTTCTGGCAGAGCGTCTGGGATTATTTTGACCTGCGCTCGCCGACGCCGCATTCGGCGGTGCTGGCCGAACGCAAGATGCCGGGCGCGGTGTGGTTTCCCGGCGCTTCGGTGAACTATGCGCGCCAGGTTTTCCGGCACGTCGCGCCGGCGCACGCCGCCGGCCTGCCGGCGCTGATCTCGAGCGGCGAGGAGGGCAAGCTTTCGGAGACGAGCTGGCCGGAGCTGCAGCGCAAATCGGCGGCGCTTGCGCTGCACCTGAAGGCCAACGGCGTCCGTGCCGGCGACCGCGTCGCGGCGTACTTGCCGAACATCCCCGAGACGATCATCGCGTTTCTGGCGACCGCGAGCCTGGGTGCGATCTGGAGTGTCTGCGCGCCCGACATGGCCGCACCCGCGGTGATCGACCGCTTCAAGCAGATCGAGCCGAAAGTGCTGATCGCCTGCGACGCCGTGACCTATGCCGGCAAGCGCCATGACCGGAAGCCGGTGATCGAGGAATTGCGGCGCGCGCTGCCGACGGTGCAGCATGTCATCCTGCACAGCGATGCCGCGCCGTCCGAAACACTGCTGTCGTCCATCCTTGCCGGCCAGAGCGCGGAGATCGACGCCTTCGAGCCGGAATGGCTGCCGTTCGACCACCCGCTCTGGATCGTCTATTCCTCGGGCACCACCGGATTGCCGAAGCCGATCCTGCACAGCCATGGCGGCATCATCGTCGTGGCGCTGCCGCTCTCGACCCTGCACAACGACATCGGCTGCAGCTACCACCCGAATTCGCTCGGCGAGCGTTTCCACTGGTACTCGTCGACCGGCTGGATCATGTGGAATTGCCAGGCCAACGGCCTGCTCAACGGCACGACCTGCTGCATTTTCGACGGCAGCCCCGGCGGCACCAAGGACAAGCCGGACTGGACCACGCTGTGGCGCTTCGTCGCCGACGCCAAGGCGACCTTCTTCGGCGCGGGCGCGGCGTTCTTCGCCAATTGCACCAAGGCCGAGATCGATCTCGCAAAGGTCGGCGACCTCTCTAGCCTGCGCGCACTCGGCTCGACCGGCTCGCCGCTCAGCGCCGACACCCAAGCCTGGTTCAACGAACGCTTCGCAGCGCTTTCGAAGCGCAACGGCAATGCCGCCCAGGCCGACATGTGGTGGGCCAATATCTCCGGCGGCACCGATTTCGCCGGCGCCTTCATCGGCGGCAATCGCGAATTGCCGCAGACCCCGGGCATCATGCAGTGCCGCCTGCTCGGCTGCGCGGTGGAAGCTTTCGACGAGCAGGGCCGCGCCGTGATCGACGAGGTCGGTGAGCTCGTCTGCACTGAGCCGCTGCCCTCGATGCCGCTGCGCTTCTGGAACGATCCCGGCAATGCGCGCTATCTGTCGAGCTATTTCGAGACCTATCCCGACAATTTCGACGGAAGTGGCCGCGGCCCGGTGTGGCGGCACGGCGACTGGCTCAAGATCAACCCCGACGGTTCCTGCGTGATCTACGGCCGCAGCGACGCCACGATCAACCGCCACGGCTTGCGGATGGGCACCAGCGAGCTCTATTCGGCGATCGAGGCGCTGCCGGAGGTGCTGGATTCGATGGTCGTCGACCTCGAATATCTCGGCCGCGACAGCTACATGCCGCTGTTCGTGGTGCTGCGCGAGGGCATTGTCCTCGATGCCGCGATGAAGGCGAAGATCAACAAGGCCGTGGAAGCCGGGCTGTCGCGCCGCTTCCTGCCCAACGACATCTTCGTCGTGGCGGAAATTCCGCGCACGCTGTCCGGCAAGAAGCAGGAGCTGCCGGTCAAGAAGCTGTTGCTCGGCCATTCCGTCGAGAAGGTCATCAACCGCGATGCGATGGCCAATCCCGGCTGCCTCGACTGGTATCTCGACTTTGCCAGGAGCCATCTGAGCAAGCAGGCCGGCGCGGCGTAA
- a CDS encoding LysR substrate-binding domain-containing protein, which produces MVSTDDIRFFLAIAAARSLAAAARALDVTPSAVSQRLQSLEQRLGVQLVSRSARRLTLTDEGELLVLRGSALLDEATELTEALQARRGTIAGHLKILAPLGFGRRYIAPIVAAFRSRHPDVSVELELSDRPGRAAAGAWDVMIHIGALKDSTLRLQRLAPNERFLCASPAYLKRRGTPASPQELRGHDCIALRENEEDVTLWRFSRRRAPAEPDVIRIEPMLSSNDGEVVKAWALADHGLIVRSEWDVAEDLAGGRLVRVLPSFRLPPADIVALLNPGRSGRARRTQAFVEHLRDALSPPPWRSRPR; this is translated from the coding sequence ATGGTCTCGACCGACGACATCCGCTTCTTCCTGGCCATCGCCGCGGCCCGATCGCTCGCGGCCGCGGCGCGGGCGCTCGACGTCACGCCATCGGCGGTCTCGCAGCGGCTGCAGAGCCTCGAACAGCGTCTCGGCGTTCAACTGGTCAGCCGTTCGGCCCGGCGGTTGACCTTGACCGACGAGGGCGAGCTGCTGGTGCTGCGCGGCAGCGCGCTGCTCGACGAGGCGACGGAGTTGACGGAAGCGCTGCAGGCGCGTCGCGGAACCATCGCCGGTCACCTGAAAATTCTTGCACCGCTCGGCTTCGGACGCCGCTACATCGCCCCGATCGTTGCCGCCTTCCGATCCCGCCATCCCGACGTGTCAGTCGAGCTCGAACTGTCCGATCGGCCGGGACGTGCCGCTGCCGGCGCGTGGGACGTCATGATCCACATCGGCGCGTTGAAGGATTCCACGCTTCGTTTGCAGCGCCTTGCGCCCAATGAACGCTTTCTCTGCGCCTCCCCGGCCTATCTGAAGCGCCGTGGAACGCCGGCGAGCCCGCAGGAGCTGCGCGGGCATGATTGCATCGCATTGCGCGAGAACGAGGAGGACGTGACGCTCTGGCGCTTCTCGCGTAGGCGCGCGCCGGCGGAGCCTGATGTCATCAGGATCGAGCCGATGCTGTCGAGCAATGACGGCGAGGTGGTGAAGGCCTGGGCGCTGGCGGATCATGGCCTGATCGTCAGGTCGGAGTGGGATGTCGCCGAGGATCTCGCCGGTGGCCGGCTGGTGCGGGTGCTGCCGAGCTTCCGCCTGCCGCCGGCCGACATCGTCGCGCTGCTCAATCCGGGCCGCAGTGGCCGAGCCAGGCGCACGCAGGCTTTTGTCGAGCATCTGCGCGATGCCCTCTCACCGCCGCCTTGGCGCAGCAGGCCGCGCTGA
- a CDS encoding HAD-IA family hydrolase, which translates to MTRAYDAVLFDLLTALLDSWTHWNKVAGSDEAGLRWRAEYLRNTYATGRYRPYEDLVGEAARNVGLPFELAEELGARYAELDPWPEVFDVLQALHEAGVALGVVTNCSERLGRIAADRIDVPFTVFVTAERAGYYKPQPQPYQLALDELPVPADRCLFVAGSGYDLFGTARVRLPTWWHNRAGMNPPEGAPAPIMVRDNLATLPAFVLGREMSGRHAP; encoded by the coding sequence ATGACCCGAGCCTATGACGCCGTTCTGTTCGATCTGCTGACCGCGCTGCTCGACAGCTGGACACACTGGAACAAGGTCGCGGGCTCCGATGAAGCCGGGCTACGCTGGCGGGCCGAGTATCTCAGGAACACCTACGCCACCGGACGTTATCGTCCCTATGAGGATCTGGTGGGCGAGGCGGCACGCAATGTCGGGCTGCCGTTCGAATTGGCCGAGGAGCTCGGCGCACGCTATGCGGAGCTCGATCCCTGGCCCGAGGTTTTCGATGTCCTGCAAGCGCTGCACGAGGCCGGCGTCGCGCTCGGCGTCGTGACCAACTGCTCGGAACGGCTCGGCCGCATCGCCGCCGATCGCATCGACGTTCCCTTCACCGTGTTCGTGACGGCCGAGCGCGCCGGCTATTACAAGCCGCAGCCGCAACCCTATCAGCTCGCGCTCGACGAACTGCCGGTCCCGGCCGATCGATGCCTGTTCGTCGCGGGATCGGGCTATGATCTGTTCGGTACGGCACGTGTGCGCTTGCCGACTTGGTGGCATAATCGGGCCGGAATGAACCCGCCGGAAGGGGCGCCCGCCCCGATCATGGTTCGTGACAACCTTGCGACCTTGCCGGCTTTCGTGCTGGGTCGCGAGATGTCCGGCCGGCACGCTCCTTGA
- a CDS encoding helix-turn-helix transcriptional regulator, which produces MTQHDNRAEARLPPWMGGTATLEAQPPEIQGAAVPRTQVAADAGAAIVRQFNGPVTALLLYMNELKQHSQQFAHAPGNGVYLRQVIENALEQTERVSAMLKQISDLYPNAIPATDLRPPLDDKPAGARSPDVMFTPEAGRKPLTKREREVLSLISDGYSNKQGALRMNISPRTFESHRAEAMRKLGARNTADLVRKALLHSA; this is translated from the coding sequence ATGACGCAACATGACAATCGAGCCGAGGCGCGCCTTCCGCCATGGATGGGCGGAACCGCGACGCTCGAGGCGCAGCCGCCCGAGATTCAGGGTGCCGCCGTGCCGCGAACGCAGGTGGCCGCGGACGCCGGGGCGGCGATCGTCCGGCAGTTCAACGGGCCGGTGACAGCGCTGCTGCTCTACATGAACGAGCTCAAACAGCACAGTCAGCAGTTCGCGCATGCGCCCGGAAACGGCGTCTATCTGCGGCAGGTGATCGAGAACGCGCTCGAGCAGACCGAGCGGGTATCCGCGATGCTGAAGCAGATCTCCGATCTCTATCCGAATGCGATACCGGCCACCGATCTCAGGCCGCCGCTCGACGACAAGCCGGCAGGCGCCCGGTCACCCGATGTCATGTTCACGCCGGAGGCAGGCCGCAAGCCGCTGACCAAGCGCGAGCGTGAGGTGCTCAGCCTGATCAGCGACGGCTATTCCAACAAGCAGGGCGCGTTGCGGATGAACATCAGCCCGCGCACGTTCGAGAGCCATCGCGCCGAAGCCATGCGCAAACTGGGTGCGCGCAACACCGCAGATCTCGTCCGCAAGGCCTTGTTGCATTCCGCCTAG
- a CDS encoding glycoside hydrolase family 3 N-terminal domain-containing protein — protein MSVGELFILGFYGKVVPSWLREFAAQFGLGGVILFDYSCQTRQYDNNIISPAQLQSLCAEIATLPSQPLVFIDQEGGLVRRLKDSLGFQPLPSAKDFNRLTHADKQAILAASYGELRRLGIRYNFAPVIDVDYNADNPNIGKIKRSYSSDIGEVEANARLVDATARQAGVGLCLKHYPGIGGAHVDSHLEFMDISDALRPEQEELFYALAPDTFGDAVLVSHAIVRQWDAQHPMTLSSAGIARLRHRLPETLLITDDMQMQGLQKALGTSAASLQAIAAGVDMICIGNNLLDQEQAIAGIAAAVAGALQDGSLDQAAVRRSIARVQRRKALLA, from the coding sequence ATGTCCGTCGGCGAACTTTTCATCCTCGGCTTCTACGGCAAGGTCGTCCCGTCCTGGCTGAGGGAATTTGCTGCGCAGTTCGGGCTCGGCGGGGTGATCCTGTTCGATTACTCGTGCCAGACCAGACAATACGACAACAACATCATCTCGCCCGCGCAGCTGCAGTCGCTCTGCGCCGAGATCGCTACCCTGCCGTCGCAGCCGCTGGTCTTCATCGACCAGGAGGGCGGTCTGGTGCGCCGGCTCAAGGATAGCCTGGGTTTTCAGCCGCTGCCGAGCGCGAAGGATTTCAATCGGCTCACGCATGCGGACAAGCAGGCGATCCTGGCTGCGAGCTATGGCGAGCTGCGGCGGCTCGGCATCCGCTACAATTTCGCGCCCGTCATCGACGTGGACTACAATGCCGACAATCCCAATATCGGCAAGATCAAGCGGTCCTATTCGTCCGATATCGGCGAGGTCGAGGCCAACGCCCGCCTGGTCGACGCTACTGCGCGGCAGGCCGGGGTGGGCCTTTGCCTGAAGCATTATCCGGGCATCGGCGGCGCGCATGTCGATTCACATCTGGAGTTCATGGACATTTCCGATGCGCTGCGGCCGGAGCAGGAGGAGCTATTCTACGCATTGGCCCCGGATACCTTCGGCGATGCGGTGCTGGTCAGCCACGCCATTGTCCGCCAGTGGGACGCGCAGCATCCGATGACCCTGTCATCGGCTGGAATCGCCCGGCTTCGCCACCGGCTGCCCGAGACGCTGCTGATCACCGACGACATGCAGATGCAGGGGCTGCAAAAGGCGCTCGGCACCAGCGCGGCCAGCCTGCAGGCGATCGCCGCCGGCGTGGACATGATCTGCATCGGCAACAATCTGCTCGACCAGGAGCAGGCGATCGCCGGCATCGCCGCGGCGGTCGCGGGTGCGCTGCAGGACGGATCGCTGGATCAGGCCGCGGTGCGGCGCTCCATTGCGCGGGTGCAAAGGCGCAAGGCACTGCTCGCCTGA